One Prevotella intermedia ATCC 25611 = DSM 20706 DNA window includes the following coding sequences:
- the murC gene encoding UDP-N-acetylmuramate--L-alanine ligase, translating into MELKDIKAVYFVGAGGIGMSAVARYFRQKGLVVAGYDKTPSDLTRHLEQEGIQLHYEENTDLIPEACKDPATTLVVYTPAIPDTHKELAFFRANGFQIEKRAQVLGRLTQTHKGLCFAGTHGKTSTSTMCAHIMHQSHLDCNAFLGGISKNYGTNYILSNKSDYVVIEADEFDRSFHWLRPYMSVITSTDPDHLDIYGTKEAYLESFRHYTELIQTGGALVIHKDLEMKQNVQAGVKVYEYSREAGDFHAENIRIQNGTIVFDMVSPIENVTDIELGQPVPINIENGIAAMALAQLSGCTADELRKGMKSYEGVDRRFDFKLKNDRHVLLSDYAHHPKEILQSAKSLKEIYPNRKITVIFQPHLYSRTNDFYRDFAEALSHFDEVVLTEIYPAREEPIPGVTSALIYDNLSSNVEKQMIRKDDVLEFAKGRDFDVLVVLGAGNLDNYVGQLTEIIKEKEQR; encoded by the coding sequence ATGGAACTGAAGGATATTAAAGCTGTTTATTTCGTAGGAGCAGGTGGCATCGGCATGAGTGCCGTGGCTCGATATTTCCGTCAGAAAGGACTTGTGGTAGCAGGCTACGACAAGACACCGTCTGACTTGACACGCCATTTGGAACAAGAAGGAATACAACTGCACTACGAAGAGAACACAGACTTGATTCCCGAAGCGTGCAAAGACCCCGCCACAACATTGGTGGTTTACACACCAGCCATTCCCGATACGCACAAGGAACTGGCTTTTTTCCGTGCAAATGGATTTCAGATAGAAAAGCGTGCACAGGTATTGGGCAGGCTCACGCAAACACACAAAGGACTTTGCTTTGCCGGTACACACGGCAAGACGAGCACCTCAACAATGTGCGCCCACATTATGCACCAGAGCCACTTGGATTGCAACGCTTTCCTTGGTGGCATTTCAAAGAACTACGGCACAAACTACATACTGTCGAACAAAAGCGACTATGTGGTTATCGAAGCCGACGAGTTCGACCGTTCTTTCCATTGGTTGCGCCCATATATGAGCGTTATCACATCGACCGACCCCGACCACTTGGACATTTACGGCACTAAAGAAGCCTACTTGGAAAGTTTCCGCCATTACACCGAACTGATACAGACTGGCGGTGCCCTCGTTATCCATAAGGATTTGGAGATGAAACAGAACGTACAAGCAGGCGTTAAGGTGTATGAATACAGCAGGGAAGCAGGCGATTTTCACGCTGAAAACATACGAATACAAAACGGAACCATCGTATTCGATATGGTGTCGCCCATCGAAAACGTTACGGACATAGAGTTAGGACAGCCCGTTCCTATCAATATAGAGAACGGCATCGCTGCTATGGCATTGGCACAACTCAGCGGTTGCACAGCCGACGAACTGCGCAAGGGCATGAAAAGCTACGAAGGAGTGGACCGTCGCTTCGACTTCAAGCTGAAGAACGACCGCCACGTGTTGCTTTCCGACTATGCGCACCACCCTAAGGAAATACTGCAAAGTGCCAAGAGCTTGAAGGAAATTTACCCGAATCGGAAGATTACGGTTATTTTCCAACCTCATCTCTACTCGCGCACGAACGATTTCTATAGGGACTTTGCAGAAGCACTCAGCCATTTCGACGAAGTGGTACTCACCGAGATTTACCCTGCAAGAGAAGAGCCTATACCAGGCGTAACGTCAGCACTTATCTACGACAACCTCAGCAGCAATGTTGAGAAACAAATGATAAGGAAAGACGATGTGCTGGAGTTTGCAAAAGGCAGGGACTTCGATGTGCTTGTAGTGCTGGGAGCAGGAAACCTTGACAACTACGTGGGACAACTTACAGAGATTATAAAAGAGAAGGAACAGAGATAA
- the murD gene encoding UDP-N-acetylmuramoyl-L-alanine--D-glutamate ligase, which produces MKRIVVLGAGESGAGAAVLAKAKGFDVFVSDMSAIKDKYKKLLNDHNIEWEEGQHTEEKILNADEIIKSPGIPKEAPIVKKLIEQGTHIISEIEFAGRYTNSKMVCITGSNGKTTTTSLIYHIFKDAGYDVGLAGNIGKSLALQIAEEPHDYYVIELSSFQLDDMYDFRANIAILLNITPDHLDRYDNQFEKYADSKMRIIQNQTHEDCFIYWNDDPVIKKELEKFDVKAVQYPFSELKEKGSIGYIEEGQYTLEQPTPFNMEQEDLSLTGKHNIYNSLAAGLASNISGIKKESIRKSLSDFPGVEHRLEKVCKVAGVQYINDSKATNVDACWYALESMRTPTILIIGGKDKGNDYNAIKDLVKKKCVGLVYLGADNQKLHENFDELGIPVRDTHSMKECIEACYAMAKPGDTVLLSPCCASFDLFKNMEDRGEQFKTLARAL; this is translated from the coding sequence ATGAAGAGAATTGTAGTGTTAGGAGCAGGCGAAAGCGGTGCAGGAGCTGCCGTATTGGCAAAGGCGAAAGGCTTCGACGTGTTTGTTTCGGATATGTCTGCTATCAAAGATAAATATAAAAAGCTACTCAACGACCACAACATAGAGTGGGAAGAGGGGCAACACACGGAGGAAAAGATTCTGAATGCCGACGAAATCATAAAAAGTCCTGGCATTCCGAAGGAAGCTCCGATAGTGAAAAAGCTTATCGAACAGGGCACGCACATCATCAGCGAAATAGAATTTGCAGGCCGATACACTAATTCCAAAATGGTTTGTATTACAGGTAGCAACGGCAAAACCACAACTACAAGCCTCATCTACCATATATTCAAAGATGCTGGATACGACGTTGGACTGGCAGGAAACATCGGCAAGAGCCTCGCCTTGCAGATTGCTGAAGAGCCACACGACTACTACGTGATTGAACTTAGCAGTTTCCAGCTCGACGATATGTACGATTTCCGTGCAAACATCGCTATCTTGCTGAACATCACCCCCGACCATTTGGACCGCTACGACAATCAGTTCGAGAAGTATGCCGACTCTAAAATGCGCATCATTCAGAACCAAACACACGAAGACTGCTTTATTTACTGGAACGACGACCCTGTCATCAAGAAAGAGTTGGAGAAGTTCGACGTAAAGGCGGTGCAATATCCATTCTCCGAACTCAAAGAGAAGGGCAGCATCGGCTACATAGAGGAAGGACAGTACACCCTCGAACAGCCTACCCCATTCAATATGGAACAGGAAGACTTGTCGCTTACGGGCAAGCACAACATATACAACTCGTTGGCAGCAGGATTAGCATCGAACATCAGCGGCATCAAGAAAGAAAGCATTCGCAAAAGCCTGAGCGATTTCCCTGGTGTGGAACATCGCTTGGAAAAGGTATGCAAGGTGGCTGGTGTTCAATACATCAACGACTCGAAAGCTACGAACGTAGACGCTTGCTGGTATGCTTTGGAAAGTATGCGTACACCTACCATTCTCATTATTGGCGGCAAAGACAAGGGCAACGACTACAACGCCATTAAAGACCTTGTGAAAAAGAAGTGTGTAGGCTTGGTTTATCTCGGTGCAGACAACCAGAAATTGCACGAAAACTTCGATGAATTGGGCATTCCTGTACGCGACACCCACTCTATGAAGGAGTGCATTGAGGCGTGCTACGCTATGGCAAAGCCTGGCGACACCGTACTGCTAAGTCCGTGCTGCGCAAGTTTCGACTTGTTCAAGAATATGGAAGACCGTGGCGAGCAGTTCAAGACACTTGCACGCGCACTGTAA
- the murG gene encoding undecaprenyldiphospho-muramoylpentapeptide beta-N-acetylglucosaminyltransferase codes for MNEELRIIISGGGTGGHIFPAVSIANAIKAKHPDAKILFVGAEGRMEMQRVPAAGYEIKGLPIKGFNRANKLKNFSVLCKLWKSLRLARKIIKDFKPQVAVGVGGYASGATLYECSKMGIPCLIQEQNSYAGVTNKLLSKKAKKICVAYEGMERFFPAEKIIMTGNPVRQNVLETPLSQEEARKSFELNPKKKTILLVGGSLGARTINRAVLEHLDLIEASDAQFIWQTGKYYHQSILDEMKGKELPNLKIMDFIGDMGAAYKAADLVISRAGASSISEFQLIGKPVILVPSPNVAEDHQTKNAMALVNKGAALLVKDVEAPETLLQLAVKTVTDEQKLADLSENVKRMGLHDSADVIAEEVMKLIK; via the coding sequence ATGAACGAAGAGTTAAGAATCATCATAAGCGGTGGCGGAACAGGCGGACACATCTTTCCAGCTGTGTCGATAGCCAATGCCATTAAAGCAAAACACCCTGACGCAAAGATACTATTCGTCGGAGCAGAAGGAAGAATGGAAATGCAACGTGTTCCTGCTGCAGGCTACGAGATTAAAGGCTTGCCCATTAAGGGATTTAACCGCGCAAACAAGCTGAAGAATTTCAGTGTGCTCTGCAAGCTCTGGAAGAGTCTGCGCTTGGCACGCAAGATTATAAAAGACTTTAAACCGCAGGTTGCTGTGGGAGTAGGTGGCTACGCAAGTGGCGCAACGCTTTACGAGTGTTCAAAGATGGGCATTCCTTGCTTAATTCAAGAACAGAACTCTTACGCTGGTGTAACCAACAAATTGCTTTCTAAAAAGGCAAAGAAGATTTGTGTGGCTTACGAAGGAATGGAACGTTTCTTCCCAGCCGAAAAAATCATTATGACAGGTAATCCAGTGCGACAGAACGTACTCGAAACACCGCTTTCGCAAGAAGAGGCAAGAAAATCGTTCGAGCTGAACCCCAAGAAGAAGACCATTCTGCTGGTAGGTGGCAGTCTGGGCGCACGCACCATTAACCGTGCCGTGTTGGAACACTTAGACCTTATAGAGGCTTCCGACGCACAGTTTATATGGCAAACAGGCAAATACTATCACCAGTCTATCCTCGATGAAATGAAGGGAAAGGAACTTCCGAACCTTAAAATTATGGATTTCATCGGCGATATGGGTGCAGCTTACAAGGCTGCCGACTTGGTAATCAGCCGCGCAGGAGCAAGTTCTATCAGCGAGTTCCAGCTCATTGGCAAGCCTGTCATACTTGTGCCAAGCCCCAACGTTGCAGAAGACCATCAGACAAAGAACGCAATGGCATTGGTAAACAAAGGTGCGGCATTGCTTGTCAAAGATGTCGAAGCACCCGAAACGCTCTTACAGTTGGCGGTAAAGACCGTAACCGACGAGCAGAAACTTGCAGATTTAAGCGAGAATGTAAAGAGAATGGGACTTCACGACTCTGCCGACGTGATTGCAGAAGAAGTGATGAAACTGATTAAATAA
- a CDS encoding FtsW/RodA/SpoVE family cell cycle protein, with amino-acid sequence MSLKSLNNIFKGDKVIWMVFFLLCMISIVEVYSASSTLSYKGGNYWAPLLKHGGMLFIGFIVMIVVMNIKCRYFKIATLPALVLSVLMLIGVLLTGGVTNGASRWIEVMGIQFQPSELGKGALVLAVAQILSAMQTETGAAKKAFKYILFLSAAIIIPISFENLSTALLASLTVLLMMFVGRVPLKQIGKLLGVGALTVVFALALVMAVGTDEEKNAPKQTLTEQTTLVEEETEENFIGKLFHRADTWKARINRFLNNEYVAPKDYDLDKDGQIGHANIAIASSNILGKGPGNSNERDFLSQAFSDFIYAIIIEEMGIIGAFFVAFLYIVILMRSGQIAGRCENSFPAFLAMGIAFLLVTQALFNMAVAVGLAPVTGQPLPLISKGGTSTIINCLYIGMLLSISRFAKKRDNDTATVRKTVGA; translated from the coding sequence ATGAGCCTAAAGTCCCTTAACAACATATTCAAAGGCGACAAAGTAATATGGATGGTATTCTTCCTTCTTTGTATGATTAGCATTGTAGAAGTATATTCGGCATCGAGTACACTTTCGTACAAGGGAGGAAACTATTGGGCACCGCTGCTGAAGCACGGTGGAATGCTGTTCATTGGGTTCATCGTTATGATTGTCGTAATGAACATAAAGTGTCGGTATTTCAAGATAGCGACACTCCCCGCTCTCGTCCTTTCGGTGCTGATGCTGATAGGCGTGCTGCTTACAGGTGGCGTTACGAACGGCGCAAGTAGGTGGATTGAGGTTATGGGCATTCAGTTCCAACCTTCCGAATTGGGCAAAGGCGCACTGGTACTGGCAGTTGCACAGATACTCAGTGCCATGCAAACCGAAACTGGAGCCGCCAAAAAGGCTTTCAAATACATACTGTTTCTATCGGCAGCCATCATCATTCCCATTAGTTTCGAGAACCTTTCCACGGCACTGCTGGCAAGTTTAACCGTGCTGCTTATGATGTTTGTGGGGCGTGTGCCTTTAAAACAAATAGGAAAACTCTTAGGTGTCGGGGCACTGACGGTGGTTTTTGCACTTGCATTGGTAATGGCTGTAGGAACCGACGAAGAGAAAAACGCACCTAAACAGACCCTTACCGAGCAGACAACACTCGTGGAAGAAGAAACCGAAGAGAACTTCATAGGAAAGCTTTTCCACCGTGCCGACACGTGGAAAGCACGTATCAACAGATTTTTAAACAACGAATACGTAGCACCAAAAGACTACGACCTCGATAAGGACGGACAGATAGGACACGCCAACATCGCCATTGCGTCGTCGAACATTTTGGGCAAAGGGCCTGGCAACTCTAACGAACGAGACTTCCTTTCGCAAGCATTCTCCGACTTTATCTATGCCATCATTATCGAAGAAATGGGCATCATAGGAGCATTTTTCGTAGCTTTCCTCTACATTGTGATACTGATGAGGTCGGGACAGATAGCTGGCAGGTGCGAAAACTCGTTCCCCGCATTCCTTGCAATGGGCATTGCTTTCCTATTAGTTACGCAGGCACTCTTCAATATGGCTGTGGCAGTGGGGTTAGCCCCCGTTACAGGACAACCGCTACCGCTTATCAGCAAGGGTGGAACATCTACCATCATCAACTGTCTTTACATAGGTATGCTGCTAAGTATCAGCCGTTTTGCCAAAAAGCGCGATAACGATACGGCAACCGTAAGAAAAACTGTCGGAGCATAA
- a CDS encoding phospho-N-acetylmuramoyl-pentapeptide-transferase — protein sequence MLYYIFRWLDQFGISGSHVWGYISFRAIMAMILALVISAWFGEKFIKYLKRKQITEVQRDASIDPFGVKKIGVPSMGGIIIIVALLIPVLLLGRLRNIYLILMVITTIWLGFLGGMDDFIKIFKHNKDGLKGKYKIVGQFTIGLIVGLVLWASPDVKSNINLEMRSNNGQEIIVKHGEEAEKTLKTTIPFIKNHNLDYSEIMSFCGKYKTAAGWILFVIMTIIVVTAVSNGANLNDGMDGMCAGNSAIIGVALGILAYVSSHIEYAAYLNIMYIPGSEELVVFFMAFIGALIGFLWYNAYPAQVFMGDTGSLTIGGIIAVGAIIIHKELLLPILCGIFFVESLSVILQVYYYKLGKRRGIKQRIFKRAPIHDSFRTEDCRLEPDCKYLIKTPHTPVHESKITLRFWIVTIILVALTIITLKIR from the coding sequence ATGTTATACTACATCTTCCGTTGGCTCGACCAATTCGGCATCAGTGGCTCCCACGTATGGGGCTACATCAGTTTCCGAGCCATTATGGCAATGATTCTTGCATTGGTAATTTCAGCTTGGTTCGGCGAAAAGTTTATAAAATATCTCAAGAGAAAGCAAATTACAGAGGTGCAACGCGATGCGAGCATCGACCCGTTCGGTGTTAAAAAGATAGGTGTACCGTCGATGGGCGGCATCATCATCATTGTTGCATTGCTCATTCCTGTATTGCTGTTGGGTCGTTTGCGCAACATCTATCTCATCTTAATGGTCATTACCACCATTTGGCTCGGATTTCTCGGTGGAATGGACGATTTTATTAAGATTTTCAAGCACAACAAAGACGGATTGAAAGGCAAGTACAAGATAGTCGGACAGTTCACTATCGGTCTTATTGTGGGCTTGGTTCTATGGGCGTCGCCCGATGTCAAGTCGAACATCAACTTGGAAATGCGTAGCAATAATGGGCAGGAAATAATTGTGAAACACGGCGAAGAAGCCGAGAAGACCCTCAAGACCACCATTCCATTCATAAAAAACCACAACCTCGACTACTCTGAAATTATGTCGTTCTGTGGCAAATACAAGACGGCAGCAGGCTGGATATTGTTCGTTATTATGACCATTATCGTGGTAACAGCCGTTTCAAACGGTGCGAACTTAAACGATGGAATGGACGGAATGTGTGCAGGAAACTCCGCCATCATAGGTGTGGCGTTAGGCATCTTGGCTTATGTAAGCAGCCATATTGAATATGCCGCCTACTTGAACATAATGTATATTCCGGGCTCGGAAGAGTTGGTGGTGTTCTTCATGGCTTTCATCGGTGCGCTGATAGGTTTCCTTTGGTACAACGCCTACCCTGCACAAGTGTTTATGGGCGACACGGGCAGCCTCACCATTGGCGGTATCATCGCCGTAGGTGCTATCATTATCCATAAAGAATTGCTGCTGCCTATCTTGTGTGGCATCTTCTTCGTGGAAAGTTTAAGTGTTATTTTGCAAGTCTACTACTACAAGTTGGGCAAGCGTAGAGGCATAAAGCAACGTATTTTCAAGCGTGCGCCTATCCACGATAGTTTCCGAACAGAAGACTGCCGATTGGAACCAGACTGCAAATATCTCATCAAAACGCCCCACACACCAGTGCACGAAAGCAAGATTACCCTTCGTTTCTGGATTGTAACCATTATCTTGGTGGCACTGACCATCATTACTTTGAAGATTAGATAA
- a CDS encoding UDP-N-acetylmuramoyl-L-alanyl-D-glutamate--2,6-diaminopimelate ligase, protein MKLNDLLKNIKPLNIVGNTDKDIKGINIDSRKIEQGHLFVAMKGTQTDGHKFIKKAIELGASAVLLEDMSAETTEKDVTYIQVKSTEDAVGKVATTFYGDPSHQLKLVGVTGTNGKTTVATLLYNMFRKFGHKVGLLSTVCNYIDDKEVPASHTTPDPIELNALLARMVAEGCEYAFMECSSHAIHQRRIGGLKFAGGLFTNLTRDHLDYHKTFENYRDAKKMFFDDLSKDAFAIINADDKNGMVMVQNCKAKIKTYSTKRMADFRARILECHFEGMYLEVDGKEVGVQFIGKFNVSNLLAVYGTAIMLGKKAEDILVALSTLKNVNGRLEPIASPEGYTAIVDYAHTPDALENVLMAIHEVLDGKGGNVFTVCGAGGNRDKGKRPLMALEAVKRSDKVILTSDNPRNEDPQAIIDDMLAGLDTTQKKKVLSITDRKEAIRTACMMAQKGDVILIAGKGHETYQEINGVKHHFDDHEVVREIFGLK, encoded by the coding sequence ATGAAATTAAACGATTTGCTTAAAAACATCAAGCCGCTAAATATAGTTGGCAATACGGACAAAGACATCAAAGGCATCAATATCGATAGCCGTAAAATAGAACAAGGACATTTGTTTGTTGCTATGAAAGGTACGCAGACCGATGGCCATAAGTTCATAAAAAAGGCGATAGAATTAGGTGCTTCGGCGGTTTTGTTGGAAGATATGTCAGCTGAAACTACAGAGAAAGACGTTACTTACATACAAGTCAAGTCTACCGAAGATGCTGTCGGCAAAGTCGCAACAACCTTCTATGGCGACCCATCGCACCAGTTAAAGCTTGTTGGCGTAACAGGAACGAATGGCAAGACAACCGTTGCCACCTTATTATATAATATGTTCCGCAAATTCGGACACAAAGTTGGCTTGCTTTCTACCGTCTGCAACTACATCGACGATAAGGAAGTGCCAGCCAGCCATACCACTCCCGACCCAATAGAGCTGAACGCACTGCTCGCAAGAATGGTAGCCGAAGGCTGTGAATATGCCTTTATGGAATGTTCGAGCCACGCCATTCACCAGCGTCGCATTGGCGGATTGAAATTTGCAGGAGGCTTGTTCACCAACCTCACACGCGACCACTTGGACTATCACAAGACGTTTGAGAACTACCGCGATGCAAAAAAAATGTTCTTCGACGATTTAAGCAAGGACGCTTTTGCTATTATCAATGCCGACGATAAAAACGGTATGGTAATGGTTCAAAACTGCAAGGCAAAGATAAAAACCTACTCTACCAAACGTATGGCAGACTTCCGTGCGCGCATTTTAGAGTGCCATTTCGAAGGAATGTACCTTGAAGTAGACGGCAAGGAAGTAGGTGTACAGTTCATTGGCAAATTCAATGTAAGCAATTTGCTGGCTGTTTACGGTACAGCTATTATGCTGGGCAAGAAGGCTGAAGACATTTTAGTGGCACTCAGCACACTGAAGAATGTAAACGGACGCTTGGAACCCATCGCTTCACCCGAAGGATACACAGCCATTGTAGACTATGCACACACACCAGACGCACTCGAAAACGTGCTGATGGCTATACACGAAGTGCTCGATGGAAAGGGCGGAAACGTGTTTACGGTATGTGGTGCAGGTGGCAACCGCGACAAAGGCAAGCGTCCATTAATGGCTCTCGAAGCCGTAAAGCGCAGCGACAAGGTTATCCTAACCAGCGATAACCCCCGTAACGAAGACCCACAAGCCATTATCGACGATATGTTGGCAGGACTCGACACCACTCAGAAGAAGAAGGTGCTATCCATAACCGACCGCAAAGAAGCTATCCGCACAGCTTGTATGATGGCACAAAAGGGCGATGTTATCCTGATTGCAGGCAAGGGACACGAAACTTATCAAGAAATAAATGGCGTAAAACACCACTTCGACGACCACGAAGTGGTACGTGAAATTTTTGGTTTAAAGTAA
- the ftsA gene encoding cell division protein FtsA yields MAEFIVAIELGSSKIMGIAGKKNLDGSISVNAVVKEDASQCIRKGVVYNIDKTGQCLTNIINKLKKQLKHEITHVYVGVGGQSIRSVKNVIVKELPADTIISSDMINELMDANRDMSYPEQEILDAATQEYKVDNQDSIDPVGIKANHLEGNFLNILWRKSFYDNLNSCFEKAGIAIAEMYLAPLALADSVLTENEKRGGCVLVDLGAETTTVSVYYKNILRHLAVLPLGGANITKDIASLQMEEKDAEKLKLTYGSAYTDDNDIDNNLSYTVTDDYSVESRKLISIIEARVEEIIENVIYQIPAEFADKLLGGFILTGGGSNMKNIERAFRNHSHVDKIRIAKFVTQTINASNADINAKNGTMNTILGLVAKGDINCAGAPINPDQKLFEDTTKTTTATTSDLHKEPRKPTEIGQGVVLTAAEKEKAEAERRRIEEEERKRREEEEEKRKQEEEEKRKNSFWGKFSRKVKEFGGSILEPEE; encoded by the coding sequence ATGGCAGAATTTATTGTAGCCATTGAACTGGGCTCATCAAAAATTATGGGTATAGCTGGCAAGAAGAACCTTGACGGCAGTATCTCTGTAAATGCCGTTGTCAAGGAAGACGCCTCGCAATGTATCAGAAAGGGCGTAGTCTACAACATCGACAAGACAGGACAGTGCTTAACCAATATCATAAACAAGTTAAAAAAGCAGCTTAAACACGAAATAACACACGTCTATGTAGGCGTAGGAGGACAGTCTATCCGCAGTGTAAAGAATGTAATAGTAAAGGAATTGCCTGCCGACACCATCATATCAAGCGATATGATAAACGAATTGATGGACGCAAACCGCGATATGAGCTATCCGGAACAGGAAATTCTCGATGCTGCCACACAAGAATACAAGGTAGACAACCAAGACTCTATCGACCCCGTAGGCATTAAGGCAAACCATTTGGAGGGCAACTTCCTCAACATACTTTGGCGCAAATCGTTCTACGACAACCTCAACAGTTGTTTTGAAAAGGCAGGCATCGCCATTGCCGAGATGTATCTTGCACCTTTGGCATTGGCAGACAGCGTACTCACCGAAAACGAAAAGCGCGGCGGTTGCGTGCTTGTAGACCTTGGAGCAGAAACCACAACAGTATCGGTTTACTACAAGAACATACTCCGTCATTTGGCAGTACTGCCGCTTGGTGGTGCGAATATCACAAAAGACATTGCCAGCTTGCAGATGGAAGAGAAAGATGCAGAGAAGCTGAAGCTCACATACGGCAGTGCATACACCGACGACAACGACATCGACAACAACCTTTCTTACACAGTAACCGACGATTACTCGGTAGAAAGCAGGAAACTCATTTCCATCATTGAAGCCCGCGTCGAAGAAATCATCGAGAATGTAATCTATCAAATTCCAGCAGAATTTGCAGACAAGCTCTTAGGCGGTTTCATTCTTACAGGCGGTGGCTCTAATATGAAGAACATTGAACGCGCTTTCCGCAACCATTCTCACGTCGATAAAATCAGAATTGCGAAGTTCGTTACCCAAACCATCAATGCAAGCAATGCCGACATCAATGCCAAGAACGGCACGATGAACACCATTCTCGGTTTGGTGGCAAAGGGCGACATCAACTGTGCAGGTGCTCCTATCAACCCCGACCAGAAGCTGTTTGAGGATACAACCAAGACAACAACAGCTACCACAAGCGACCTTCACAAGGAACCAAGAAAGCCGACTGAAATCGGACAAGGCGTTGTACTGACAGCAGCAGAGAAAGAAAAAGCTGAAGCAGAACGCCGCCGCATAGAGGAAGAAGAGCGCAAACGCAGAGAAGAGGAAGAAGAAAAGCGCAAGCAGGAAGAAGAAGAGAAACGCAAGAACAGCTTTTGGGGCAAGTTCTCTCGTAAGGTGAAAGAATTTGGCGGTTCTATTTTAGAGCCCGAAGAGTAA